The genomic segment CATAATCTGCCATTGTGTCGATTTCATGTTGCTCGGCAGGCGCAACATTGCCACCAGATTAGCCATCAGTGTCCTTCTCGTTCAAAAAATCCAGCGCTTCAGGCACCGGAAGGTTTTCAGGTTTTACAGGTCGTTGTCCACCGGCTAAACGCCAGCGTTTCAGTTGCCATACCCAGGCCAGGACTTCCGCCACTGCGGCATAAAGTTGACCTGGAATTTGCTGTCCGATTTCCGCATGGCGATATAAAGCACGCGCCAGCGGAGGTGCTTCAAGGATTGGAACGCGATTTTCGTTAGCCACTTCACGGATGCGAAGCGCAATCAGCCCCGCCCCTTTCGCCACAACTTTTGGCGCGCTCATTTTGTTTTCGTCATACTGAAGCGCAACGGAATAGTGCGTCGGGTTGGTCACGATAATGTCGGCTTTGGGTACATCTTCCATCATCCTTTGACGGGCAGCCGCGTGCTGCATCTGCCGGATCCGCCCTTTGACGTGCGGATCACCTTCCATCTGCTTATATTCATCGCGAATGTCCTGGCGCGACATACGCAATTTTTTGAAATGGCTATAAAGCTGGAAGATAACATCGAAGCCCACCATCGGTATCATGCTTAGCACCACCAGCAGCGAACAGAGCCCAATCAGATCCATGGCGTTGCTCATCGCGCTAAGCGGCGATTCGCTAATAAGGCGCATCATTTCCGGCCAGTTGCGCCACAGATAAAACCCTGCGGCACTGCCCATCAGCGTGGTTTTCAGGACGGCCTTAACCAGCTCGGCGCCGGTCTGGGCGGAAAACATCTTCGCAATGCCGGGAAACGGGTTGAGTTTGGAAAATTTTGGCTGTAGCGATTTGCCGCTAAACACCAGACCACCGAGCATAACGGGCGACATGATAGCGACCAGCACCACACCCACGATCAGCGGCAGTAAGGCGAGCATTGCCCCTTTTAGCAGCAAAATGATTTGTCCGAGGATCAGATTGGGGTCATTCACCATGCTGTGGTCAAAGCGCAGCCCGGCAGAGAGCATCCTCGCCAGCCTGCGGGCGAGCGACTCCCCACCCAGCCAGATAATGCACACGCCCACCACAAGTATCAGCAGGGATGTCAGTTCTCTGGAACGGGGGATCTGCCCCTCCTCACGCGCTTTTTCAAGTCGATGGGGGGTGGGGGATTCTGTTTTGTCGTCGTTCTCTTCTGCCACGATGCCTGCGCCAGCCTGGTTAGTCAGGGGTATCATGCCAGAAACAGGAACATTCAATGGGCGGAAAAGGCTCTATAA from the unidentified bacterial endosymbiont genome contains:
- the flhB gene encoding flagellar biosynthesis protein FlhB, translating into MIPLTNQAGAGIVAEENDDKTESPTPHRLEKAREEGQIPRSRELTSLLILVVGVCIIWLGGESLARRLARMLSAGLRFDHSMVNDPNLILGQIILLLKGAMLALLPLIVGVVLVAIMSPVMLGGLVFSGKSLQPKFSKLNPFPGIAKMFSAQTGAELVKAVLKTTLMGSAAGFYLWRNWPEMMRLISESPLSAMSNAMDLIGLCSLLVVLSMIPMVGFDVIFQLYSHFKKLRMSRQDIRDEYKQMEGDPHVKGRIRQMQHAAARQRMMEDVPKADIIVTNPTHYSVALQYDENKMSAPKVVAKGAGLIALRIREVANENRVPILEAPPLARALYRHAEIGQQIPGQLYAAVAEVLAWVWQLKRWRLAGGQRPVKPENLPVPEALDFLNEKDTDG